A region of Saccharomyces kudriavzevii IFO 1802 strain IFO1802 genome assembly, chromosome: 14 DNA encodes the following proteins:
- the COS1 gene encoding Cos1p yields MKDTEIEDEEKLLSSEQVASYRIVLPKKVFRNRFTWSCYEIYRSLTFRIWLLLWLSLIAWWEISAVWIYPFIAFVLLFLGVISLPAIQISCGKCAISKQLIQFSKEIIENTPGTHADDWDAIAVNLNSYMYENKLWKTEYLFFDGSHCQEAFRTTILEPFSLKKDDDAKLKSFGDSVPYIEKALEFYFAEVNKEWEPSLSTTNSTDAQLPREIYRFKLTWVFKRIFRLRSLLLALFHSVFIFAKWNWGLLFRVLYLGGIFFIMVMQDFQNMVGAWMKMEHKKQFLSTIINEQDIGAKGWDKIAKIMNRYLFEQKAWRNEEYFFDGIDCQRFFEGNFVSLLSCKKTSSNVSLDVELWPYIRQAQSSCSDEHLV; encoded by the coding sequence AGAAATAGGTTTACTTGGTCCTGCTATGAGATTTACAGGTCCCTAACTTTTCGTATCTGGTTACTATTATGGTTATCGCTTATAGCCTGGTGGGAAATATCCGCTGTTTGGATATATCCGTTTATAGCCTTTGTTCTTCTGTTTCTAGGGGTCATAAGTTTGCCCGCCATTCAAATATCATGTGGTAAATGTGCCATATCAAAACAACTTATtcaattttccaaagaaatcatcGAAAACACTCCAGGTACACATGCCGATGATTGGGACGCTATTGCAGTAAATCTCAACTCATATATGTATGAAAACAAACTCTGGAAAACAGAAtacttattttttgatggttCGCACTGTCAAGAAGCATTCAGAACAACCATTTTAgagccattttctttaaagaaagatgatgatgctAAGCTTAAGTCCTTCGGAGATTCAGTCCCatacattgaaaaagctttggaattttattttgcgGAGGTCAACAAGGAGTGGGAACCGTCATTGAGTACTACAAATTCGACAGACGCTCAACTTCCCAGGGAAATTTACCGTTTCAAGCTTACTTGGGTTTTCAAGAGGATTTTTCGGCTTCGGTCTTTACTGCTGGCCCTTTTTCATTCGGTCTTTATCTTCGCTAAATGGAATTGGGGCCTTCTGTTTCGCGTCTTGTACCTCGGaggcattttcttcataatGGTGATGCaagatttccaaaatatgGTAGGTGCatggatgaaaatggaaCATAAAAAGCAATTCTTGTCAACTATCATAAATGAGCAAGATATTGGCGCCAAAGGATGGGATAAGATCGCAAAGATAATGAATAGATACTTGTTCGAGCAGAAAGCTTGGAGGAATGAGGAATACTTCTTCGATGGAATTGACTGTCAACGGTTCTTTGAGGGCAACTTTGTCAGTCTTTTATCTTGCAAAAAAACATCCTCGAACGTATCATTGGATGTTGAACTATGGCCATACATTCGGCAAGCGCAATCTTCCTGTTCTGATGAGCATTTGGTGTAg